Proteins from one Gimesia maris genomic window:
- a CDS encoding alkaline phosphatase D family protein, translated as MRIFCLCCLLIVFGCEKPKPEVATAAVEQGESASIHSESKTVLLQAGMGIMVGEVTSETALVQVRLTKTDKLVDRDVPGMPGVVIFSLSPYENEKTASKHVDTQVVKAAAEHDFIARAAFNGLMADTEYECKTRIGETEEQMHAGPTARFKTLPGASKTTPVDFVVVTGMNYAKFHGDDRIDQKQHLEENNTKLPQPYSGPDKHLGYPALETILKLKPDFFIGTGDNVYYDTPDKPRAKTIPEMRQKWHEQFLQPRYRDLFAAVPTYWEIDDHDYRIDDGDNTGDHHPTPAEGRAMMLEQLPVAPMQETGAKTYRTHRVNQNLQIWLPENRMYRSPNAMEDGPEKTIWGAEQKAWLKKTLNESNATFKLLVSPTPMIGPDDLRKTDNHCDIGGFRHERDEFFNWLKENGLDQQNFFIVCGDRHWQYHAIDPSGFEEFSSGALVDANSRLGRKAGDPKSTDPEGLIKQPYLQEPRSGGFLLVKVTPSNKKDPATLSFLFHDEKGKLLYQHDVPSGGEKPAEQ; from the coding sequence ATGAGAATATTTTGTCTCTGTTGTCTGTTAATTGTGTTCGGCTGTGAAAAACCGAAGCCGGAAGTCGCAACGGCTGCCGTGGAACAGGGGGAATCAGCATCAATCCACAGTGAGAGTAAAACGGTTCTCCTACAGGCGGGGATGGGTATCATGGTCGGAGAGGTCACCTCTGAGACGGCTCTGGTACAGGTGCGTTTGACGAAAACAGACAAACTCGTTGACCGCGATGTACCGGGTATGCCGGGAGTTGTTATCTTTTCGCTCAGCCCATACGAAAACGAAAAGACAGCTTCAAAGCACGTTGATACCCAGGTTGTGAAGGCCGCTGCGGAGCATGATTTTATCGCGCGCGCCGCATTTAATGGTCTGATGGCTGACACCGAATACGAGTGCAAAACCCGGATCGGTGAAACAGAGGAGCAGATGCACGCTGGTCCCACGGCGCGGTTCAAAACATTGCCTGGTGCCAGTAAAACGACGCCTGTTGATTTTGTGGTGGTGACAGGGATGAACTATGCCAAGTTTCACGGCGATGATCGAATCGATCAAAAACAGCATCTCGAGGAAAACAACACAAAGCTTCCGCAACCCTATTCCGGCCCGGACAAACACCTGGGCTATCCTGCGTTGGAGACCATTCTCAAACTGAAACCAGACTTCTTTATTGGCACCGGCGATAATGTGTATTACGACACACCCGATAAGCCCCGCGCGAAAACCATTCCCGAAATGCGGCAGAAATGGCATGAACAGTTTCTGCAGCCCCGCTATCGGGATCTGTTTGCCGCAGTACCCACCTACTGGGAAATTGACGATCATGATTACCGAATCGATGACGGTGATAACACAGGAGATCATCATCCCACGCCGGCAGAAGGGCGTGCGATGATGCTGGAACAACTGCCCGTCGCCCCCATGCAAGAGACCGGGGCAAAAACCTATCGCACGCATCGTGTGAATCAAAATCTGCAGATCTGGCTGCCGGAAAACCGCATGTATCGCAGTCCCAATGCCATGGAAGACGGGCCGGAAAAAACGATCTGGGGTGCAGAACAGAAAGCGTGGCTCAAGAAAACACTCAATGAAAGTAATGCGACATTCAAACTGCTCGTCTCGCCGACACCCATGATTGGCCCCGATGATCTGCGCAAGACCGACAACCACTGTGACATCGGTGGATTCCGTCATGAGCGGGATGAGTTCTTCAACTGGCTCAAGGAGAATGGGTTGGATCAGCAGAACTTTTTCATTGTGTGTGGTGATCGTCACTGGCAGTATCATGCCATTGATCCGAGTGGATTCGAAGAATTCTCCAGCGGTGCACTGGTCGATGCCAATTCACGGCTGGGTCGCAAGGCAGGTGATCCGAAATCAACGGACCCCGAGGGACTGATCAAACAGCCTTATCTGCAGGAGCCGCGTTCTGGTGGGTTTCTGCTGGTGAAGGTCACTCCGTCGAATAAAAAGGATCCGGCGACCCTCTCCTTTCTGTTTCACGATGAAAAAGGAAAGCTGCTCTACCAGCATGATGTCCCCTCAGGTGGAGAAAAGCCGGCAGAGCAATAA
- a CDS encoding SGNH/GDSL hydrolase family protein translates to MKSILLLTLFSACLLAGTPVVFAEEQASDAWKKLVRSPRFNKRPTFQFVENDPKLPNVFLYGDSISIAYTDATREALKGKANVYRLYCNGGDSSSVITKMKTMHDTMRNPKLADHWDFDWDVIHFNVGLHDLKYMNGKKLDRVNGKQVTSTADYEKNLRAIIAYLKELAPKAKLIFVTTTPVPEGEAGRIAGDAAKYNEVALKVLKDYPEIGVNDLYAFTKPHHAEWWTKPGNVHFNAEGATAQGKESARAIEQELKKRD, encoded by the coding sequence ATGAAATCCATCCTACTGCTTACGCTGTTCTCCGCCTGCCTGCTCGCGGGCACTCCTGTTGTATTCGCAGAAGAACAGGCGTCCGATGCCTGGAAAAAACTGGTTCGTTCTCCCCGCTTCAACAAGCGTCCCACCTTTCAGTTTGTCGAGAACGACCCCAAACTGCCCAATGTCTTTCTCTACGGCGATTCGATCTCCATTGCCTATACCGATGCCACTCGCGAAGCCCTCAAAGGCAAAGCCAACGTCTATCGCCTGTACTGTAATGGGGGAGATTCCTCTTCGGTCATCACCAAAATGAAAACCATGCACGACACGATGCGCAATCCCAAACTTGCCGACCACTGGGACTTCGACTGGGATGTGATTCATTTCAACGTCGGCCTGCATGACCTGAAATACATGAACGGCAAAAAACTGGATCGCGTTAACGGCAAGCAGGTGACCTCTACCGCAGACTATGAAAAAAACCTGCGCGCCATTATCGCCTATCTGAAAGAGCTGGCTCCCAAAGCGAAACTGATTTTTGTAACCACTACCCCGGTCCCCGAAGGAGAAGCAGGACGCATCGCCGGTGACGCTGCAAAGTACAACGAGGTCGCTCTGAAAGTCCTGAAAGATTATCCCGAGATCGGAGTCAACGATCTGTACGCCTTCACCAAACCGCATCACGCCGAATGGTGGACCAAACCGGGCAACGTGCATTTCAATGCGGAAGGCGCAACAGCGCAAGGCAAAGAATCCGCCCGCGCCATCGAACAGGAACTGAAGAAACGGGATTAA
- a CDS encoding WD40/YVTN/BNR-like repeat-containing protein, with the protein MSSQVQIATRKGLFQLDRNSDGWKIRRHDFPGENVSMILHDSRDDTTYAALNHGHFGVKLHRSSDRGKNWEECAVPVYPEGAKKAADPFTENAEPKPASLSEIWSLEPGGADQPDRLWCGTIPGGLFRSDDRGSSWQLVDSLWDLPERLKWFGGGKDDPGIHSICVHPRNSQNVAVAISCGGVWITEDDGASWTCKADGLRAEYMPPDLAHDPNIQDAHRMVQSPTQPDHFWIQHHNGVFKTTDGAQSWQEVTGIQPSVFGFAVAVHPHLPDTAWFAPGVKDECRIPVDGRFVIARTTDGGATSEVLSNGLPGEHSYDIVYRHALDIDETGDCLAVGSTTGNFWITEDGGDSWQTISTNLPPIHCVRFVKS; encoded by the coding sequence ATGAGTTCTCAGGTTCAGATTGCGACCCGTAAAGGTCTGTTTCAGCTCGACCGCAATTCAGATGGTTGGAAAATTCGACGTCACGATTTTCCCGGTGAAAATGTTTCGATGATCCTGCATGACTCGCGGGATGACACGACGTACGCTGCGTTGAATCATGGTCACTTCGGGGTCAAGCTGCACCGCAGTTCGGATCGGGGTAAAAACTGGGAAGAGTGTGCCGTACCCGTTTATCCGGAAGGAGCCAAAAAAGCAGCCGATCCGTTTACCGAAAATGCAGAGCCTAAACCGGCCAGTCTAAGCGAAATCTGGTCACTGGAACCGGGGGGCGCCGATCAGCCCGATCGTCTCTGGTGTGGAACGATTCCCGGTGGCCTGTTTCGTTCGGATGACCGCGGTTCCAGCTGGCAGTTGGTAGATTCATTATGGGATCTGCCCGAACGCTTGAAATGGTTTGGCGGCGGCAAGGATGATCCGGGCATCCATTCCATCTGCGTGCATCCCCGGAACAGTCAGAATGTTGCGGTCGCAATTTCCTGTGGTGGAGTGTGGATTACTGAAGATGACGGTGCCAGCTGGACCTGCAAGGCGGACGGATTGCGGGCCGAGTATATGCCTCCGGATCTGGCGCACGATCCCAATATTCAGGATGCACATCGCATGGTGCAGTCACCTACGCAGCCGGACCATTTCTGGATTCAGCATCACAACGGCGTATTTAAAACGACCGATGGGGCGCAGTCGTGGCAGGAAGTGACCGGAATTCAGCCTTCCGTGTTCGGCTTTGCAGTTGCCGTCCATCCGCATCTTCCAGATACGGCATGGTTTGCACCCGGCGTGAAAGACGAGTGCCGCATCCCCGTCGATGGACGGTTCGTGATTGCCCGCACGACCGATGGAGGCGCGACTTCCGAAGTGCTTTCGAACGGGTTACCGGGCGAACACAGCTACGACATTGTTTATCGACATGCATTGGACATTGATGAAACCGGTGACTGTCTGGCCGTCGGTTCGACGACCGGCAACTTCTGGATCACCGAAGATGGAGGCGACAGCTGGCAGACGATCTCTACCAACCTGCCTCCGATCCATTGCGTCCGCTTTGTGAAGAGTTAA
- a CDS encoding MoaD/ThiS family protein — MVRVVFTANLERHLSCPEETVSGTTVREALEAVFETQQRLRGYILDDQSRLRQHMVIFVDGQTIVDRVHLSDSISPDSEIYVMQALSGG, encoded by the coding sequence ATGGTCCGAGTCGTATTTACTGCCAACCTGGAACGTCATCTCAGTTGTCCGGAAGAGACTGTGTCCGGCACTACGGTGCGGGAGGCATTGGAAGCGGTGTTTGAAACGCAGCAGCGGCTGCGCGGCTATATTCTCGATGATCAGAGCCGGCTGCGTCAGCATATGGTGATCTTCGTGGATGGCCAGACGATTGTAGACCGGGTTCATTTAAGTGATTCCATCTCACCCGACAGTGAGATTTATGTGATGCAGGCACTTTCCGGCGGATAA
- a CDS encoding peroxiredoxin family protein — translation MNNFLPETMRRNRVFLILTACLLCLPLTTAYSADKAATDVEKTETKSAEETLAGHSYHGEVFNEGPRRQAYLMGGTGDVHFDVTVKNPAAQKFLDQALGQLHGFWYLEAERSFRHAANLDPDCAMAFWGAAMCNLKNEKRAKGFIEEANKRLDKASPREKQYIKALTAYINADKKKSKERNEAYTKALEDLILAYPDDLEAKAFLAVHLYNSRSASTSYIAAEALLQDIFAKNPMHPAHHYRIHLWDHRKPEQALTSAASCGQSSPGIAHMWHMPGHIYSRLNRYEDAVWQQEASARVDHAHMMRDAVMPDQIHNYAHNNEWLIRNLIFIGRVHDALALAKNMTELPQHPKYNTFKKRGSAKYGRMRLLQVLRTYELWDELIALSQTSYLEPTDEEEEQINRLRYLGLAYYQTKNIKQGDAQLAQLKKRLDDVTAERKRTVEKAEAKAKSSLTAEPLVALRPDESRASIIDKAKNTAAKPYLSRVRKLEQSIKALEGHQAIAQGDLKAGYELLKKAGGADEVYLLAVQWKSGDRKKAEKALRKLIGSHKNEVHPQATLVELLWESGDKAAAKKEFEKLQKISASIDLDMPLFTRLAPIAAELKFKPDWRIEKTAATDVGNRPDLSTLGPFRWKPSPAPTWELKDATGKVRRSDEFRGKPHVLIFYLGFSCLHCAEQLQAFAPMVQEFEQAGFPLVAISTDNLEGLKTSIKNYDKGDLPIPLFSNDKLDVFKSFHVYDDFEKQPLHGTFIIDGKGNVVWQDISYEPFMDPKFVLQEAQRLLPNTGNKEVVGAVSKK, via the coding sequence ATGAACAACTTCCTGCCCGAGACCATGCGTAGAAATCGTGTTTTTCTTATATTGACTGCCTGTCTGCTCTGCCTGCCGCTTACAACGGCTTACAGCGCCGACAAAGCAGCAACGGACGTGGAGAAAACGGAAACGAAATCCGCCGAGGAAACCCTGGCTGGTCACTCGTATCATGGCGAAGTTTTTAATGAAGGTCCCCGCCGTCAGGCCTACCTGATGGGGGGCACCGGTGATGTGCACTTTGATGTGACGGTGAAGAATCCGGCCGCACAGAAGTTTCTCGACCAGGCGCTGGGGCAGCTCCACGGTTTCTGGTACCTGGAAGCCGAACGCTCCTTCCGTCACGCCGCGAATTTAGACCCCGACTGTGCCATGGCATTCTGGGGCGCTGCGATGTGTAATCTGAAAAATGAAAAACGCGCCAAAGGATTTATCGAAGAAGCCAACAAACGGCTGGACAAAGCCAGCCCGCGCGAAAAGCAGTACATCAAAGCGCTCACAGCCTACATCAACGCGGATAAGAAAAAATCCAAAGAGCGTAACGAAGCTTATACCAAAGCGCTGGAAGACCTGATCCTCGCGTACCCCGATGATCTGGAAGCCAAGGCCTTTCTGGCCGTGCACCTGTATAACTCGCGTTCTGCCAGCACCAGCTACATCGCTGCTGAAGCACTGCTGCAGGACATCTTCGCAAAGAACCCGATGCACCCGGCTCATCACTACCGCATTCATTTGTGGGATCACCGCAAACCGGAACAGGCGCTGACGTCAGCGGCGAGCTGTGGACAGTCTTCCCCCGGCATCGCCCACATGTGGCATATGCCCGGTCATATCTATTCGCGATTAAACCGCTATGAAGATGCGGTCTGGCAGCAGGAAGCCTCGGCCCGCGTCGATCACGCACACATGATGCGCGACGCTGTCATGCCTGACCAGATTCACAACTACGCCCACAACAACGAATGGCTGATCCGCAACCTGATCTTTATCGGTCGCGTCCACGATGCCCTGGCGCTCGCCAAAAACATGACAGAACTGCCGCAGCATCCCAAATATAACACCTTCAAAAAACGGGGCAGTGCGAAGTACGGACGGATGCGTCTACTGCAGGTGCTGCGGACGTACGAACTGTGGGACGAATTGATCGCTTTGAGCCAGACCTCGTATTTAGAACCGACCGATGAGGAAGAAGAACAGATCAACCGCCTGCGCTACCTGGGACTGGCGTATTACCAGACAAAAAATATCAAACAGGGTGATGCCCAGTTGGCTCAACTGAAAAAGCGACTGGATGACGTCACCGCTGAACGCAAACGAACCGTTGAAAAAGCGGAAGCCAAAGCAAAATCCAGTCTGACCGCGGAACCACTGGTCGCACTCAGACCAGACGAAAGTCGTGCCTCTATCATTGATAAAGCGAAAAACACAGCAGCGAAACCGTACCTCTCACGCGTCCGCAAACTGGAACAGAGCATCAAAGCCCTGGAGGGACATCAGGCGATTGCACAGGGTGATCTGAAAGCGGGTTATGAGCTGCTGAAGAAAGCGGGGGGCGCGGATGAAGTTTATCTGCTCGCCGTTCAATGGAAATCTGGCGACCGTAAAAAAGCAGAGAAAGCGTTACGCAAACTGATTGGCTCACATAAGAATGAAGTTCACCCGCAGGCGACATTGGTGGAACTGCTCTGGGAATCCGGTGATAAAGCGGCTGCAAAAAAAGAATTCGAGAAGCTGCAGAAGATCTCAGCTTCCATCGATCTGGACATGCCACTCTTCACACGACTGGCACCGATCGCCGCCGAACTGAAATTCAAACCGGACTGGCGCATTGAAAAGACAGCCGCCACCGATGTAGGTAACCGTCCCGATCTGAGTACGCTAGGCCCCTTCCGCTGGAAACCCAGCCCGGCTCCCACCTGGGAACTGAAAGACGCCACCGGTAAAGTGCGCCGTTCCGACGAATTTCGCGGCAAGCCACACGTGCTGATCTTCTACCTGGGCTTCAGCTGTCTGCATTGTGCCGAGCAACTGCAGGCGTTCGCCCCCATGGTGCAGGAATTCGAGCAGGCCGGCTTCCCGCTGGTGGCCATCAGTACCGACAACCTCGAAGGTTTGAAAACGTCGATCAAAAACTACGACAAAGGGGATCTGCCTATCCCGCTGTTCTCGAATGACAAGCTTGACGTGTTCAAATCATTCCACGTCTACGACGATTTTGAAAAACAACCCCTGCATGGCACTTTCATCATCGACGGCAAAGGAAACGTCGTCTGGCAGGACATCAGCTACGAACCGTTCATGGATCCCAAATTCGTGTTGCAGGAAGCACAGAGGCTCCTGCCCAATACCGGTAACAAAGAAGTGGTCGGCGCCGTTTCGAAGAAGTAA
- a CDS encoding pyridoxamine 5'-phosphate oxidase family protein has translation MGKQIPELEEQHIKFIAAQKLFFVGTATADSRINVSPKGMDSFRVLGPNRVIWLNVTGSGNETSAHIQQDGRMTVMFCAFTGKPLILRLYGQARVIHPYDADWDELFAHFPSIPGARQVFDLSVDLVQTSCGMAVPYFDYVEEREQLKTWASKQGEAGLHQYWYDRNQQSLDGIPTHILEEE, from the coding sequence ATGGGAAAACAAATACCCGAACTTGAAGAACAGCATATCAAATTCATCGCCGCACAAAAGCTGTTCTTTGTTGGTACCGCGACCGCCGACAGTCGCATCAATGTGTCGCCGAAGGGAATGGATTCATTTCGTGTGCTGGGGCCGAATCGTGTGATCTGGTTGAACGTGACGGGCAGCGGCAATGAGACATCGGCCCATATTCAGCAAGACGGACGCATGACGGTCATGTTCTGCGCGTTTACCGGCAAGCCTTTGATCCTGCGACTCTATGGACAGGCACGCGTCATTCATCCTTATGATGCCGACTGGGACGAACTGTTCGCGCACTTTCCCTCGATTCCCGGGGCCCGGCAGGTATTCGACCTGAGCGTCGATCTGGTACAGACCTCCTGCGGCATGGCGGTTCCCTATTTTGATTACGTCGAGGAACGCGAACAGCTTAAAACCTGGGCCAGTAAACAGGGAGAAGCCGGCCTCCATCAATACTGGTACGACAGAAACCAGCAGAGCCTGGATGGTATTCCGACGCATATTCTGGAAGAAGAGTGA
- a CDS encoding AraC family transcriptional regulator, protein MNVSLQQQFFKKVPGIAQTCRLFEHLPDVYLVVKDERGRFINHNAALLSWLKVDSGETLIGKTDYDIHAPDQAEAYRREDRRVMETGEPLVDLVHPVTGGEGATTWFQVIKEPLFDVRGNVAGIVGMMRDFRRAGLAIAPYLEMQRVFDFINDHFQREITVTELAALMGLSTSQFQRRFRKLFDTSPASYISHIRVQAACRLLTSTTDTISQIANQTGFYDHSHFSKVFKSQTGVSPTVYRRKYQ, encoded by the coding sequence ATGAATGTTTCGTTACAACAGCAGTTTTTCAAAAAAGTCCCCGGTATTGCGCAGACCTGTCGCCTGTTCGAACATCTGCCCGATGTGTATCTGGTGGTGAAAGACGAACGGGGACGTTTCATCAACCATAATGCAGCGCTGTTGAGCTGGCTCAAGGTGGATTCGGGTGAAACGCTGATCGGCAAGACGGATTATGACATACATGCCCCCGATCAGGCCGAAGCGTATCGTCGGGAAGATCGTCGCGTGATGGAAACAGGGGAACCGCTGGTCGATCTCGTGCATCCGGTGACCGGCGGCGAGGGGGCCACGACCTGGTTTCAGGTGATCAAAGAACCGCTGTTTGATGTGCGCGGCAATGTGGCGGGCATTGTGGGGATGATGCGTGACTTCCGCCGCGCAGGTCTGGCGATTGCTCCCTATCTGGAAATGCAGCGCGTCTTTGATTTCATTAACGATCATTTTCAGCGCGAAATCACAGTGACCGAACTGGCGGCCTTGATGGGACTGTCCACCAGCCAGTTTCAGCGCCGGTTCCGCAAGCTGTTTGATACGAGCCCGGCCAGTTATATCAGCCACATTCGCGTTCAGGCCGCCTGTCGACTGCTGACATCGACGACTGACACGATTTCACAAATCGCCAATCAGACCGGATTTTACGATCACAGTCATTTTTCTAAAGTCTTCAAATCGCAGACTGGTGTCAGCCCGACCGTTTACCGCCGCAAGTATCAATAG
- a CDS encoding Gfo/Idh/MocA family protein yields MTKKSALNRRDFMKTAAAASTVFTAPTIIPATALGLNGTVAPSERIILGGIGIRRRGGYVLSHMLEQPDVRFVAIADVRADQRKTVKEMADKQNGDQKCDTYRDFRELLARDDIDAVLIATGDRWHATASMMAAEAGKDVYSEKPCAISIELARRLQETIQRTGRVFQAGTQRRNVSNFGHAAKLAQTGQLGKIHTVHASIYQLIDRHDWLPAEPEPDPEVVDWNMWLGPAPWRPYNHAYVDGAWRGHYDFDSGAKLLDWGAHTLDICQWALEADNTMPVTYEPKDVPDDNVIECVYENGVKLVMRRNGWLGLGTCPVRFEGEAGWVETGDSGQTAVSSNELRASLPSPSSIPGTSPKFHVRDFFNCVKTRSKPAANEDVMARSHIACHAAAIAWKLGRKVQFDPVTEEFVNDEEANRMRSRAMREPWTV; encoded by the coding sequence ATGACGAAGAAAAGTGCTCTCAATCGTCGTGACTTCATGAAGACGGCAGCCGCCGCCAGTACCGTATTCACGGCCCCCACAATTATCCCGGCAACAGCACTCGGCCTGAACGGAACCGTGGCTCCCAGCGAACGGATTATTCTGGGAGGGATCGGCATTCGCAGACGTGGCGGATATGTATTGAGCCACATGCTTGAGCAGCCCGATGTCCGCTTCGTCGCTATCGCCGATGTTCGCGCTGATCAACGCAAGACCGTCAAAGAGATGGCCGACAAACAGAACGGCGACCAGAAATGCGACACCTATCGCGACTTCCGCGAACTGCTGGCCCGCGATGATATCGACGCCGTCCTGATTGCCACGGGTGACCGCTGGCATGCGACCGCTTCCATGATGGCAGCCGAAGCCGGCAAAGATGTCTACTCGGAAAAACCTTGTGCGATCTCCATTGAGCTGGCACGACGACTGCAGGAAACGATTCAGCGGACCGGTCGCGTCTTCCAGGCGGGTACACAACGCCGCAACGTTTCAAACTTTGGCCACGCCGCCAAACTCGCGCAGACCGGGCAGTTGGGAAAAATTCATACTGTCCACGCTTCGATCTACCAGTTGATCGATCGCCACGACTGGCTGCCTGCGGAACCAGAGCCCGATCCGGAAGTCGTTGACTGGAACATGTGGCTCGGCCCTGCACCGTGGCGTCCTTATAACCATGCGTATGTGGATGGTGCCTGGCGCGGACATTACGACTTTGACTCCGGTGCGAAGCTGCTCGACTGGGGTGCACACACGCTGGATATCTGCCAGTGGGCACTCGAAGCCGATAATACGATGCCCGTCACCTACGAACCCAAAGACGTTCCTGACGACAACGTCATAGAATGCGTCTACGAAAACGGGGTTAAGCTTGTTATGCGTCGCAATGGCTGGCTCGGTCTGGGAACCTGCCCCGTCCGTTTTGAAGGGGAAGCCGGCTGGGTCGAAACGGGTGACTCCGGACAGACTGCGGTCTCTTCGAATGAGTTGCGGGCTTCGTTGCCTTCCCCCAGTTCGATTCCGGGAACCTCACCCAAGTTTCATGTCCGCGACTTCTTTAACTGTGTGAAGACGCGTTCCAAGCCCGCGGCCAACGAAGATGTGATGGCCCGCTCACACATCGCCTGCCACGCGGCTGCGATTGCCTGGAAACTGGGACGCAAGGTGCAGTTCGATCCGGTAACGGAAGAATTTGTGAACGACGAGGAAGCCAACCGCATGCGAAGCCGTGCGATGCGCGAACCGTGGACCGTCTGA